GAAAAGAAAGTGCATGCCAATAGGGATTTAGAATCTTTTAAATTAAAATAAATATGACCTTGGTGGGATCTAGAAAGATTGGAGACTTCTCCCTGGACCCAGACGTTTCGGAGCAGGTCGGGCCCGGTTAAAAGTTGTTTGACGATCGAGTTGACTTCCGATACGGAAAGCGGTTTTGATTCTTCCACGATAATTCCGTCAGCCTTTCCTCATCGTACAAAAAAATCCTTTCGATACAACTTCCAAAAATCCCAAAGTATCACAATCAGAGTGACCGCTACCGGCCCCAATACGAGTCCCATGATTCCGAATTGCTGGATCCCTCCGATCAGCGAGAGAAATACTAGTAGGGGATGGATTCTTAGTTTTTTATCCAGCATCTTAGGTTTGACGACGTTTTCCAGCACCAAATAAAAGGTAAGTCCGGCAATCATAAACAAGCTCGCGCCTACGATATTATTTTCGATAAACATAATGTACAAACCGATCGGTAACCAAACTACCGAGGTACCGATGACCGGTATGATCGAAAAGAAGGCGGCCAAACTAGCATATAGAAACGGGTTGGAAATGCGAGCAAATACCAGTAATACGTAAACTGCCGCTCCTTGCATAATGGAAACGATCAGATTTCCTCGAAAGACCGTTTGTACTGCGGAAGCGATTTTTCGACCGACTTGTTCTTCCAATTCGCGCGAAAAGGGAAGATTATCCGAAATAAATCGTTCCACCTTTTTACCGTCTTGGTACAGAAAAAATAGAAGGAGTAGAGAAAAGAATAGATTCATGATAATACCGGCAGGTAAATCGATGGACCCGAGTATCAACGAGGAAGCGTTGCTAAGAACCGCGTATAAGCTATCTAAGTTTAAAATATCGATATAGTTCCGGGCAAAATCTCCGTAAATTTCCGGTAACTTCACCCAAAAAAAAGGATTATCCGTAACCAAATCAGTGAGCATATTCAGGCTCATCAGGGTTTCGATAATCTTGTCTTCCGATAGGGAAATCCGAATCTTAAACAGGATGGATAAAGACTCGTCTATGAGCGTACGTATGACGAAATAGGAAGGCAACAAAACGATCATGCATACGAAACCGATCATAATCCAAGGGGCAAGAAAATCGAGTTTTAGTCCGATCAATTTGCGTAATTGCTTATACTGTTTTCTCGTTGCCAGGTACAAAATTAATGCGACTAGCGAAGAGTAAAAATAAGGACGAAGAACGAAAAATAAAAGCGCTCCGGCTCCTAAGAATAGTATCGCTAGAAGTATATTAAATGCGGTTCTATTCGGATCACCGGTTCCTTCGCGGGCGATCATCAAAATCCTCCCGATTTTCTGTAAAACAATTTCACCAGAGACCCGGTTCCGTCGGGGGAAATCGAAACCGCGACCGTTTTCCGATTCATGCCTTCCACCAAATAAACGCTTTTTTCAGGCGATTTCTGATTTTGTAATACTTTAAAATTCAGGTAGGAAAATACCGTTTCGTAATAAATCTCCAATCGTTCTTTGGACAAGGAATGATTCAGAATTATGGCCGATTCCCTCGTTTCAAAAATTCGCTCTGACTTCAATTCGGTGGAAAATAACAATTTAGATTCTCTCGGTACGAAATCGGACGGAATCGAAGAGGGGGCCTTGTACGGTTTTTCCTGATACGTCAACCGATTGTGTCGAAATATACGAGGTTTTTCCTTTGTCGCTCGTTGGGGAAGAGGGTCCTGCTCGGTAAAATTAGGCAGGGTTTCCTCCTGTGCAGGAGAGGGGAAGGTAAAACAGAATATTAAAAGAAAGAAAACAATTTTCGCGGTTCGGAAACGACTAAGATTCACGAATTTTAGTTGAATCGAACGAGCCGTCCTTGACAATCCTTTTCTTAAGCCCAATGGCCGGATTCGAATCAACCTTAGAATATCTTCTCGATTGGGTAGCCAACCTGCCTCCTAGTTTAGTCTGGCTGTTCTTTACCCTGTCCAATTTGACGGAAAACGTTTTTCCACCTTGGCCGGGAGATACCGTAACGGCCTTCGGAGGATTTTTACTCGCACGAGGAAAGATCGGCTTTTGGTCCTTATTTACGAGCACTTTGGTAGGAAATCTCCTAGGCGCTTGGCTAATGTATTCCTTTGGACATCATCTCCTTGCCTGGTTAAAACATAGAGACTTTCCGTTTAAAACCGAACTTTATGACGAAGAAGCTATTCAAAAGACTCTGAATTGGTTTTCCAGAAACAGCGTGATCGTAGTCATCTTCTCCCGGTTTTCCGCCGGAATTCGATTCTTCGTTTCCATTGTTGCCGGAATGGTGGAGATGAATCCGATCCTATTTTTTTCCTGCTTTTCTCTAGCGGTTTCAATTTGGTGCGGAATTCTTATTTATGCCGGCCATTATCTAGGAAGTCATTGGGAAGTCGTCGTCGAATTTTTGGCGGTATACAACGAGATTATCTCCATAGTACTAGTATCGGCAGGTATAGGATTCCTGATCTATCGGCACAAAAACAAATCCAAAACCAAGGCCCCTTAGTCAGGTTCCTAAGGCTTGTTTTAGAGTTTCCAAGAATCTTCGGTGAAGCTCTTTGACTTCTTCCGGTAATTCGATTTTTTGCGCGAGCTCCAGCAAAGCCTTGGAATCGATTACCTTATCCTCAAACCATTCCCCGGCCATCTCACCGGCGATTTTTATTACGGAAGAAAGGTCAAGAATTCCGTAATAAACTAGAATCAGCGAAAAACCTAACGCGCCGTCGGTGGGGATGTAAGGCTTTATGCCTTTCATTTTCCAGGGATCTATACCGGTCGGCAATGCACTTTGGACATTCCAGCGCATCTCGTCGGATGGAGGACCCAATTCGGTTTTGTTAATTAAGACGAGTTCAACGGGATTTAGATCACCATGGATTCTCCTGTTTTCCTCCGCCAACTCTCGAATCAATTTGGCATTATCTCTTGTGATCGCATCCCGCCCTAGAAAATTCAATCGGTATAAAAAATCTTCCAGGTCCTTACCTTCCAGAACTCCGGAAAGAATCATTTGGTACAGCGTAAAAATCAAATAATCGCTTTCGGTGTTATCTCCTAATAACAGTTCCTTCGCATCCTTTGGCAGATAAATTCTATCTCGAAGTAAAATAGTCAGTTTGTACGCGAGTTGATCGAATAAGCTTTGGAAGGAAGACCCGGCGAATTTACGAACTCGTTCCAAAGCCCCCCAAACACCATCCGTCAAAAACCGAGTCGGATGAGAAAGGGAATCCCAAAATTTATCCACCATTCCCTTGATGGTTCCTTCCAAATATTTTAAATGGAGAGATTCGGTTTTGATTCCTTGAGAGCGAAACGTTTGTAACAGGGTTCGTCTAAAAAAATGAGGACTCGCAGAGATAAAGCAAAGAGGAGTATCGTTCGTGCTTTCCCGCAATTCATTTAGGAAGGTCGGCATACCGGGCAGCGGCAGTTTTTGTTCCGGAGTTTCGAATAACGTGGAAATTTTGCCTTTATTAGAATGGATATCCGTCGCAAGATAGGTTTGATCGATATCCGAAGTCGTTACCAACCCCGAATAATCTTCCGGTAAAATTCTTAGCGCGCCTTTGCCGATCAGGCTTTGCGCCACAATCTCATGCTTTCCGGGGATATTTAGATAAGCCAAATCTTTTCCGAACTGACGGTACGAATCCGGCTTTAAGAAGTGAATGTGAAATACGTAATTTCCGGGCGCTAAAGGAAAAGTGAATTCGTGAAAGAAAAACCCGCTTTCATCACCCCGAATTTCGGGGGACCGATGCACGACGATACCGGATTCGTCCACAATCTCGGCTAACAGAATCGGTTTTCTTACCGACTCTAACCCGTAATCTAAAAACGGGGTAATTTCCTTTTCCTGACCCTCGAATAAGCCTGTTAAAAGATTCCAGCGGGAAGAATCTTTCATTTCTTCCGTAATGCTCAGGTCTAAAACCTGTCCGCGGATATAATAGCGATTCTCTCTTCCAAGAGTTCCGCCGCAGATCGCGGCCCTTCTTTTATCGGTATATCGGGGAAGTTTACGTTCCGGTTCCTCTGTCACGTGTTGCGGATTCCTTAAACAGTTTTAGAGAAAGGAAACTCTATCACGAGGTTCTCAAAGGGAAAGCAGAAAATCCAATTTCTTTGTTTTCGTCCCGAAACAAACTGCTAGTATGGTCCTGAGATGCCCAAGTCTAGACATCCAGGCAACGGTAGAGAAAAAGGACCGAAGGTAATCTATATTCGAAAACTTCGGTTCGAAGAAGCCTATCGACTTTTGGACTCGGGTATTCAAGACGCGTTCTTAAAAGGGGAAACGTTGGTAGAAGTAGTACACGGGATAGGCGAAGGGGTCTTGAAACGAATGACCGAGGATTATATCCAGAACCACGATTTTTTAAAGGTCTTGGAAGACGGGGGACTTTTTATCGGAAATCCCGGTTCCACTTTGATTGAAATTATGGGTCCTTCCGCTCAGGATCTAAAAAAATACGTAAGATGACAGATTCTAAATCGAAAATCCAAATACTCGACGTGACTCTCAGGGACGGGGAGCAAACAAGAGGTGTCAGCTTTTCCGCATCAGAAAAACTGAATATAGCCAAATTTTTGCTCCAAAATCTCAAGGTGGATCGAGTTGAAATCGCATCCGCACGAGTTTCTCAAGGAGAGCTGGAAAGCGTTCGAGGAATTATGCGTTGGGCAAACTCAGAAGGTCTTGAAAACAGAATCGAAATTCTGGGATTCGTGGACTCTCGCCAAAGTGTCGATTGGATTTTAGCCGCCGGGGCAAAAACTCTAAATCTGCTAACGAAAGGTTCGCTAAAGCATCTCGAAGGTCAGTTGAAGAAATCTCCGAAAGAACATTTTTCCGAAGTTTCGGAAACGATACGATATGCGGTAAATAACGGTCTCTCGGTTAACATCTATCTGGAAGATTGGTCGAACGGTTACCTAAATAGCCCTCAATATGTATTGGATTTCGTAAAACATCTATGTCGGGAGACTGTGGGAAAAATCTTTCTTCCGGATACTCTGGGGGTACTTTCCCCCGACGAAACCTTCGAAGGAGTCAATGCACTAGTAAAGTTATATCCGCATCTTCATTTTGAATTCCACGGACACAACGATTACGACTTATCCGTTGCGAATTGTCTCTTTGCGGTTAAAGCCGGAGTGAAGGGAGTTCACGTAAGCGTAAACGGATTAGGAGAGCGAGCCGGGAATTCCCCATTAGAAGCGGTAATCACGGCCCTGCATGACAAAGGAAAAGTGATAACGGGAATCGATGAAAAGTCGATCACCGAGGCAAGCCGTCTTGTAGAAACCTTCAGCGGAAAACGTATTTCCGCTAACCGACCCGTCGTAGGAGAGGATGTGTTTACACAAACCGCCGGAGTTCACGCGGACGGTGATAAAAAAGGAAATCTTTATGCGAATCCGATCCTTCCGGAACGCTTCGGGAGAAAACGTAGTTACGCTCTCGGCAAGTTGGCCGGAAAAGCCAGCATCTCTGAAAATTTAAGACAATTAGGAATGGTACTTTCGCCGGACATCGAACGCAAAGTATTGGAAAAGGTAATCGAATTAGGAGATCAAAATAAAACTGTCACTCCTGAAGATCTACCTTTCCTGATTGCCGACGTATCCGGAGGCACTAGTAACCAAGCTCTGAAGATTACCGGTTGCAAACTCAATTCCGGCTTAGGAACGAGACCGACCGCCCAAGTCGATTTAGAATTAAATGGAAAAAAATTTTCAGGCAAGGGAGAAGGGGACGGAGGTTACGACGCATTTATGACCGCTCTTACCGGAATCCTTAATCAGGCAGGGGTAACGATGCCTAGACTCGTCGACTATGAAGTACGAATTCCCCCCGGGGGAAAAACCGATGCCCTCGTAGAAACGATGATTACCTGGAATCGGGCGCCGGAAAATCATGAGGAAGATAATTTCAAAACTATCGGGGTTCATTGCGATCAAACGATAGCCGCCGTACTCGCTACGGAAAAAATGTTGAACCTAATCCTTCAAGCATGGCACAGCTAAAACTACTAATCGTAGGCCTGGGAAATCCCGGAACTAAATACGAGCGCAACCGTCATAATATAGGATTTTTGCTGATAGACGATCTTGCGGAAGAATGGGGAGCGAGCTTCCAAAAATCCAATAATGAGGAAAAAGCCAGAATCGATCGGAACGGGAGTTCGTTCTTTCTTTTAAAACCCTTGGAGTTTATGAATCTTTCTGGACGAGCTGTTGCGGACTTGGCCAGAAAAAACGGGATTGCTGCCCAGAATATTTTAATCGTCCATGATGAAGTCGATTTTCCGTTTTCAAAAATAAAATTCAAACAAGGTGGGGGGCACGGGGGCCATAACGGTCTTCGCGACATCATCGAGAAATTAGGTTCCTCCGAGTTCTTTCGACTTCGATTCGGGGTCGGCAAGCCGGGGGACAGTTCTTTAACGGCAGACCATGTTCTTTCGAATTTCAACAAGGAAGAGCTAGAGCAACTTCCCAATCTTTTCCAGCAATCCAAACAAAAAATCGCGGACTGGATTCGGGAAAGAGAGACCCTTTTTCGCAAAGTCACCGATAAATAGAGTAACGCTCGCGAAGGAAGTCGCTCCGGACAGGACTAAGATCGGACGGAAGAATTTCAAGAGCGGGAACCACATCACGGAGACCCAAGTGAGCGAATACACTATCAAAGTGCCCGAGTTTTCTTCAGAAATCCTGAACCAAGCCGCTCGACGATTTCACGAGTATCTCCGTGTCGAAAAGAATTATTCCCAAAATACCTTGAATGCCTATCTTCTGGATCTAAAATCATTCTTCGAATTCAGCGAACGCGAGCAACTCGATATCTACCAACTCGAAGCGGTGGATGTTCGATCGTATTTTGCGTATCTCTCCAAAAATCAAGGCTTAGATCGAAAGACACAAAGTAGAAAGCTTTCTAGCCTACGCACATTCTATAAAGTATTACAAAAGGACGACCTGGTTCCCAGCAACCCGATTCTTTCCGTCCATTTTCCAAAGACCCGAAAACAGGTTCCTAAAAATTTTAGAATCGAGGAGACCGAAGAAATCCTGGAATACGAGGACGGAAAAGCTTCCGAGATTTTGAACCTGAGAGATAAGGCCATAATAGAAGTTTTATATTCCACCGGACTTAGGGTTTTCGAGCTTGTCGACGCGTCTTTAACCCAGCTTTCGAGAGACAATACGATCTTAAAAGTGTTGGGAAAGCGTCGCAAGGAAAGATTCGCCTATCTTGGAAAAGAGGCAATCGAAAGTCTCACTGCATACTTGGAAGTCCGACCGAGGTTTCGCCCCCAGTGCGATGAAATTTTTCTGAACCAAAAGGGAAAGAAACTGACGACCAGGGGGGTCCGTTATATTCTGAACGAAAGAAGGAAACGGATGGGATGGGACAAACCCATCACGCCCCACAAATTCCGACACACCTTTGCTACGGACTTGCTTGACGCGGGTGCGGATATCCGTGCAGTCCAGGAGCTTTTGGGCCATTCCTCCCTTTCCACTACTCAGGTCTACCTGAGCGTTAGTAAGGAAAAGATTAAAGAGGTTTACCGAAAGGCTCACCCGCATGCAAAACGAATCGATCCATCATCCCAGTAAAATTTATGCAACTACCATTCTCTGCGTTCGTAGAAACGGAAAAGTAGCCATTGCCGGAGACGGCCAGGTTTCCTTCGGAAACACCGTCATGAAAAATTCCGCCAGAAAAGTCCGAAAATTGTACGGAGATAAAATCGTTTCCGGCTTTGCAGGTTCGGCGGCGGACGCGTTCACCTTATTCGAGTTATTCGAGAAAAAAGTCCATGAATTCGGCGGAAGCCTTTCCAGAAGCGCAGTGGAACTTGCCCGCGAATGGAGAACCGACAGAATGCTTCGTCGTCTGGAAGCTATGCTAATCGTGGCCGATAAAGACGAATCCTTCCTGGTTTCGGGCACGGGGGATGTTATCTCGCCGGACGATGGCATTCTTGCAATCGGTTCAGGCGGTAATTATGCCTTAGCGGCAGCAAGGGCCTTGTATTCCAATACCCAATTGGAGCCGGCGGATATAGCGAAAGAATCGATGCGCATCGCAGCCGATATCTGTATTTACACGAATCATACTATTGTCGTCGAGGAAATCAACCAATGAACGATAGCAATCATTTAACGAATACCGTCCCCGACGAACCGAGGCTTCGCGAAGAGGATCTCACACCGAGAGAAATCGTAGCGAGATTGGACGAGCATATTATCGGACAAAAAAATGCGAAGAAGGCGGTTGCGATCGCTTTACGCAATAGAACTCGCCGCCGTAAATTAGATCCGGAAATCAGAGAAGAGATCTATCCTAAGAACATCATCATGATCGGTCCCACCGGAGTGGGAAAGACCGAAATTGCAAGAAGACTTTCCAAGCTTTGCGGGGCTCCCTTTTTAAAAGTAGAAAGCACAAAGTTTACCGAAGTAGGCTATGTCGGACGGGACGTGGAAAGCATAATTCGCGATCTGGCCATGGTTTCCCTCAATCTAGTAAAGCAGGAATTTCGAAAGGAGGTGGAAACCAAAGCTAAAGAAGGTGCCGAAGAAGCTCTTCTCGATATACTTTTGCCGTTTCCTTCCAAGCCGAGTCCGGATCCTCATTCCCCTTCCATCGGATTTGCGACAACGGTCGACGAGGAAGAGCGTAAACGCCGTTTTTCAGAAACCCGGGAAACGATGCGTAAAAAACTTAGATCGGGAAAGCTAGACGACCAAGAGGTCGAGATAGATTTACCTCAAGCCGGTCCGCAAGGAATTCCGATGCTTCAAGTTTTCGGAGCAGGCAATATGGAAGATTTGGACAATCATATTCAAAACGTTCTGGGCGATTTGATGCCTAAGAAGCAGAAAAAAAGAAAACTCCCGATCCAAGAAGCGCTAAAAATACTAGAAGAAACGGAAGCCGAAAAGTTGTTAGACCCGGAAAAAGTGCAGCGAGAAGCCCAAAAAAGACTGGAAGAAATGGGAATCGTCTTTTTGGACGAGATCGATAAGATTGCGGGACGGGAGGGGAGATCGGGAGCGGACGTCTCTCGAGAAGGAGTGCAAAGAGATCTACTTCCGATTGTGGAAGGAGCGACCGTCAATACCAAGATCGGTCCGATTGCCACCGATCATATACTCTTCATTGCGGCGGGTGCATTTCATATGTCAAAGCCTTCGGATCTAATTCCTGAACTGCAGGGAAGATTTCCGATCCGGGTGGAGCTGGAAAAACTCTCTATGGAAGATTTCCAAAAAATTCTTACTGCACCACGTTCTTCCTTAACACGCCAGTACCAAGCCCTGCTAAGAACCGACGGAATCGAAATCGAGTTTTCCGAGGATGGTATCCGAGAAATCGCACGTATGGCTTACGATATGAATGAGAAGCACGAAAATATCGGCGCCAGGAGATTGAATACGATTATGGAACGACTTTTGGAGGATGTCAGCTTCGAGGGTCCGGATCTCCCTGCCGAAAAAAGAAAAGTGCTCGTCGATAAATCCTACGTGGAATCTAAACTAAAGGGAATCGTCGAAGACAAGGACCTAAGTCGCTACATTCTATAGGACGGATTTTCCGGCTCGTTCGGGAAGGGATAGTATCGATATTCTGATCCCGAACGAATTGTGGAGGAACGAAAAGGAAAAACTAGCCGGTTTTTTAGAAGGTCAGTTCTTTGAGAGCGGAGATAGGATATCTCATATACACTGTGGTAGTTCTACTTCCCGAAGTAATCGTCAGAAGATCCAGTGGATTTAGACCCATGGTATAAAAGCCTTCGTCAATCATTGCGATTCCAAAGCCCGCGCTTTCTTTTTCATCCAAAAATTCCGGACGGAAAAAATCAGCCGAGTTGCCCTGATCGTATAATTCCTTATGCTTCAAGCGAGACTCTTCGATTCTTCCGAAATCCATATTATGAATGGGAGAATCGTTTCGGATTCGCAAATTCAACTCATCATTCGTGATCCGAATCTTAACCGAAATATTCATGCGATTCTTTTCGAGCTTGGATCGAATATCCCTAAGAAATTCCGTTTCTTCCGGAACGAGAGTTTGTTTTTTGGCGCGAATTCGATCTTCCAGCTGCAGCACATTTTGCACCTGCTTCTTGATCTTATCCGGAACAACGTATCGCTGCATCGCATCGCGGAGAGGAGAAGTATCTAGAATCACTTCTAAAAGTTCTTCGGCTTCTTCTTGAGAATCGCCAAGATTGGCTATTTTTTTCAAGAGTTCATCGCGAAAGATAATATGACGAATATTACCTTTAATTGC
The Leptospira inadai serovar Lyme str. 10 genome window above contains:
- a CDS encoding AI-2E family transporter, giving the protein MIAREGTGDPNRTAFNILLAILFLGAGALLFFVLRPYFYSSLVALILYLATRKQYKQLRKLIGLKLDFLAPWIMIGFVCMIVLLPSYFVIRTLIDESLSILFKIRISLSEDKIIETLMSLNMLTDLVTDNPFFWVKLPEIYGDFARNYIDILNLDSLYAVLSNASSLILGSIDLPAGIIMNLFFSLLLLFFLYQDGKKVERFISDNLPFSRELEEQVGRKIASAVQTVFRGNLIVSIMQGAAVYVLLVFARISNPFLYASLAAFFSIIPVIGTSVVWLPIGLYIMFIENNIVGASLFMIAGLTFYLVLENVVKPKMLDKKLRIHPLLVFLSLIGGIQQFGIMGLVLGPVAVTLIVILWDFWKLYRKDFFVR
- a CDS encoding DedA family protein — its product is MAGFESTLEYLLDWVANLPPSLVWLFFTLSNLTENVFPPWPGDTVTAFGGFLLARGKIGFWSLFTSTLVGNLLGAWLMYSFGHHLLAWLKHRDFPFKTELYDEEAIQKTLNWFSRNSVIVVIFSRFSAGIRFFVSIVAGMVEMNPILFFSCFSLAVSIWCGILIYAGHYLGSHWEVVVEFLAVYNEIISIVLVSAGIGFLIYRHKNKSKTKAP
- a CDS encoding phosphatase domain-containing protein, which encodes MTEEPERKLPRYTDKRRAAICGGTLGRENRYYIRGQVLDLSITEEMKDSSRWNLLTGLFEGQEKEITPFLDYGLESVRKPILLAEIVDESGIVVHRSPEIRGDESGFFFHEFTFPLAPGNYVFHIHFLKPDSYRQFGKDLAYLNIPGKHEIVAQSLIGKGALRILPEDYSGLVTTSDIDQTYLATDIHSNKGKISTLFETPEQKLPLPGMPTFLNELRESTNDTPLCFISASPHFFRRTLLQTFRSQGIKTESLHLKYLEGTIKGMVDKFWDSLSHPTRFLTDGVWGALERVRKFAGSSFQSLFDQLAYKLTILLRDRIYLPKDAKELLLGDNTESDYLIFTLYQMILSGVLEGKDLEDFLYRLNFLGRDAITRDNAKLIRELAEENRRIHGDLNPVELVLINKTELGPPSDEMRWNVQSALPTGIDPWKMKGIKPYIPTDGALGFSLILVYYGILDLSSVIKIAGEMAGEWFEDKVIDSKALLELAQKIELPEEVKELHRRFLETLKQALGT
- a CDS encoding Smr/MutS family protein, whose translation is MPKSRHPGNGREKGPKVIYIRKLRFEEAYRLLDSGIQDAFLKGETLVEVVHGIGEGVLKRMTEDYIQNHDFLKVLEDGGLFIGNPGSTLIEIMGPSAQDLKKYVR
- the cimA gene encoding (R)-citramalate synthase CimA → MTDSKSKIQILDVTLRDGEQTRGVSFSASEKLNIAKFLLQNLKVDRVEIASARVSQGELESVRGIMRWANSEGLENRIEILGFVDSRQSVDWILAAGAKTLNLLTKGSLKHLEGQLKKSPKEHFSEVSETIRYAVNNGLSVNIYLEDWSNGYLNSPQYVLDFVKHLCRETVGKIFLPDTLGVLSPDETFEGVNALVKLYPHLHFEFHGHNDYDLSVANCLFAVKAGVKGVHVSVNGLGERAGNSPLEAVITALHDKGKVITGIDEKSITEASRLVETFSGKRISANRPVVGEDVFTQTAGVHADGDKKGNLYANPILPERFGRKRSYALGKLAGKASISENLRQLGMVLSPDIERKVLEKVIELGDQNKTVTPEDLPFLIADVSGGTSNQALKITGCKLNSGLGTRPTAQVDLELNGKKFSGKGEGDGGYDAFMTALTGILNQAGVTMPRLVDYEVRIPPGGKTDALVETMITWNRAPENHEEDNFKTIGVHCDQTIAAVLATEKMLNLILQAWHS
- the pth gene encoding aminoacyl-tRNA hydrolase: MAQLKLLIVGLGNPGTKYERNRHNIGFLLIDDLAEEWGASFQKSNNEEKARIDRNGSSFFLLKPLEFMNLSGRAVADLARKNGIAAQNILIVHDEVDFPFSKIKFKQGGGHGGHNGLRDIIEKLGSSEFFRLRFGVGKPGDSSLTADHVLSNFNKEELEQLPNLFQQSKQKIADWIRERETLFRKVTDK
- a CDS encoding tyrosine-type recombinase/integrase — its product is MSEYTIKVPEFSSEILNQAARRFHEYLRVEKNYSQNTLNAYLLDLKSFFEFSEREQLDIYQLEAVDVRSYFAYLSKNQGLDRKTQSRKLSSLRTFYKVLQKDDLVPSNPILSVHFPKTRKQVPKNFRIEETEEILEYEDGKASEILNLRDKAIIEVLYSTGLRVFELVDASLTQLSRDNTILKVLGKRRKERFAYLGKEAIESLTAYLEVRPRFRPQCDEIFLNQKGKKLTTRGVRYILNERRKRMGWDKPITPHKFRHTFATDLLDAGADIRAVQELLGHSSLSTTQVYLSVSKEKIKEVYRKAHPHAKRIDPSSQ
- the hslV gene encoding ATP-dependent protease subunit HslV produces the protein MQNESIHHPSKIYATTILCVRRNGKVAIAGDGQVSFGNTVMKNSARKVRKLYGDKIVSGFAGSAADAFTLFELFEKKVHEFGGSLSRSAVELAREWRTDRMLRRLEAMLIVADKDESFLVSGTGDVISPDDGILAIGSGGNYALAAARALYSNTQLEPADIAKESMRIAADICIYTNHTIVVEEINQ
- the hslU gene encoding ATP-dependent protease ATPase subunit HslU, whose protein sequence is MNDSNHLTNTVPDEPRLREEDLTPREIVARLDEHIIGQKNAKKAVAIALRNRTRRRKLDPEIREEIYPKNIIMIGPTGVGKTEIARRLSKLCGAPFLKVESTKFTEVGYVGRDVESIIRDLAMVSLNLVKQEFRKEVETKAKEGAEEALLDILLPFPSKPSPDPHSPSIGFATTVDEEERKRRFSETRETMRKKLRSGKLDDQEVEIDLPQAGPQGIPMLQVFGAGNMEDLDNHIQNVLGDLMPKKQKKRKLPIQEALKILEETEAEKLLDPEKVQREAQKRLEEMGIVFLDEIDKIAGREGRSGADVSREGVQRDLLPIVEGATVNTKIGPIATDHILFIAAGAFHMSKPSDLIPELQGRFPIRVELEKLSMEDFQKILTAPRSSLTRQYQALLRTDGIEIEFSEDGIREIARMAYDMNEKHENIGARRLNTIMERLLEDVSFEGPDLPAEKRKVLVDKSYVESKLKGIVEDKDLSRYIL